A genomic window from Gemmatimonadaceae bacterium includes:
- the alr gene encoding alanine racemase, whose amino-acid sequence MPTQSSRDALPRAWVEVDLDALVRNARALAKHSQARLLPMVKADAYGLGVVPVVGALEAVDPIAYGVSSIVEGEELRGAGFSRPIIVFTPTLPSDLPRLRAAALTPSLESVASIERWSELGGGDWHLAIETGMHRAGIAWDRVGELADALRACPPAGAFTHFHSAEADDGSVARQEQRFRDALGSLPAVPALLHTENSAASARRTPSPWHCIRPGAFLFGIGSGSSAILQPEPVVHIRAKVLELREVAAGETVSYNALWTAPEPRTIATIAVGYADGYRRLLSNVGRGLLGGREVRVAGAVTMDMTMFDVTGVEAREGDVLTLLGRDGAALLTIESVATTGGFSNYEVITGLRQRLQRIYSGAQ is encoded by the coding sequence ATGCCCACCCAATCTAGTCGGGATGCGCTGCCCCGTGCGTGGGTCGAGGTCGACCTCGACGCGCTCGTGCGCAACGCGCGGGCACTGGCCAAACACTCCCAGGCGCGGCTGCTCCCGATGGTGAAGGCCGACGCCTACGGCCTCGGCGTCGTGCCGGTGGTCGGGGCGCTGGAAGCCGTCGATCCCATCGCCTACGGCGTCTCGTCCATCGTCGAGGGCGAGGAACTACGCGGCGCGGGCTTCAGCCGGCCGATCATCGTCTTCACTCCGACGCTGCCCTCCGACCTGCCGCGGCTGCGCGCGGCGGCCCTGACGCCCTCGCTGGAGTCTGTGGCGAGCATCGAGCGCTGGTCCGAGCTGGGCGGCGGCGATTGGCACCTGGCGATCGAGACGGGGATGCACCGCGCCGGTATCGCGTGGGACCGCGTGGGCGAGCTGGCCGACGCGCTGCGGGCCTGCCCGCCGGCGGGCGCCTTCACGCACTTCCACTCGGCGGAGGCGGACGACGGCTCGGTGGCACGGCAGGAGCAGCGTTTCCGCGATGCGCTGGGCTCGTTGCCCGCCGTGCCGGCATTGCTGCATACCGAGAACAGCGCGGCCAGCGCGCGGCGCACGCCCTCGCCCTGGCACTGCATCCGCCCCGGGGCCTTCCTGTTCGGGATCGGCAGCGGGTCCAGTGCGATTCTCCAGCCCGAGCCCGTGGTGCACATCCGCGCCAAGGTACTGGAACTGCGCGAGGTGGCCGCAGGGGAGACCGTGAGCTACAACGCCCTCTGGACCGCGCCAGAACCACGCACCATTGCAACCATCGCCGTCGGCTACGCTGACGGATACCGGAGGTTGCTGAGTAATGTGGGGCGGGGGCTGCTGGGCGGCCGAGAGGTGCGGGTGGCCGGCGCAGTCACGATGGATATGACGATGTTCGACGTCACCGGGGTGGAGGCACGCGAGGGCGACGTGCTCACGCTGCTGGGGCGCGACGGTGCGGCGCTGCTGACCATCGAGTCGGTGGCGACCACGGGCGGGTTTTCCAACTACGAAGTGATCACTGGGCTGCGTCAGCGGCTGCAGCGGATCTATTCCGGAGCGCAGTGA
- a CDS encoding response regulator, translating into MEPAACVLLADDVEANVELLEDQLAPLGLRTLRAADAPAALALATERRPDLCILDVSMPAGALGVPDRDAGFEVCRRLKRDPRTARIPVIFVSALNDAADRLKAIECGGDDFLVKPQNRHVLGARVRSLLKLKGATDALEESLRRLREMQKARDDLTRMVVHDLKTPLTSMLATLEMLRDGDFGTLGDRAARALSDVEGKAEDLLGLIHNLLDVDRAEATPLVLAPEPIAPAAFLAELSFDWALRFHQEQTTASTDVADDAPIFHGDKAILKRVFSNLIQNAITHSPMPVTLSLGARRDADGICFTVRDDGPGIPDEYQDTIFAPFTQLSVPNAPRVFSSGLGLAFCRVAVERHGGRIWVRSSEGQGSTFSIWLPVGSAA; encoded by the coding sequence ATGGAGCCCGCGGCCTGCGTCCTCCTGGCCGACGACGTCGAGGCCAACGTCGAGTTGCTGGAGGACCAGCTCGCGCCGCTCGGACTTCGCACGCTGCGCGCCGCCGACGCGCCCGCGGCGCTCGCGCTCGCGACCGAGCGTCGACCGGACCTCTGCATCCTCGACGTCTCGATGCCCGCCGGCGCCCTCGGCGTGCCCGACCGCGACGCCGGCTTCGAGGTCTGCCGGCGCCTCAAGCGCGACCCGCGCACGGCGCGCATCCCGGTGATCTTCGTCTCCGCGCTCAACGACGCGGCCGACCGCCTGAAGGCCATCGAGTGCGGCGGCGATGACTTCCTCGTCAAACCGCAGAACCGCCACGTACTCGGCGCGCGCGTGCGCTCGCTGCTCAAGCTCAAGGGCGCCACCGACGCGCTCGAGGAATCACTGCGCCGGCTGCGCGAAATGCAGAAGGCCCGCGACGACCTCACGCGGATGGTCGTGCACGACCTCAAGACGCCGCTCACCTCGATGCTCGCGACGCTCGAGATGCTGCGCGACGGCGACTTCGGCACGCTGGGCGATCGCGCGGCCCGCGCCCTCTCGGACGTCGAAGGCAAGGCCGAGGACCTGCTCGGGCTCATCCATAACCTGCTCGATGTCGATCGCGCCGAGGCCACGCCCCTGGTGCTGGCACCGGAGCCCATCGCGCCGGCCGCCTTCCTCGCCGAGCTCAGCTTCGACTGGGCCCTGCGCTTCCACCAGGAGCAGACCACCGCCAGCACCGACGTCGCCGACGACGCGCCAATCTTCCACGGCGACAAGGCCATCCTCAAGCGGGTGTTCTCGAACCTCATCCAGAATGCCATCACGCACTCGCCGATGCCGGTGACGCTGTCCTTGGGTGCCCGCCGCGACGCCGACGGCATCTGCTTCACCGTGCGCGACGATGGGCCGGGCATCCCGGACGAATACCAAGACACGATCTTCGCGCCCTTCACCCAGCTCAGCGTCCCCAACGCGCCGCGGGTGTTCTCCAGCGGCCTCGGCCTCGCGTTCTGCCGCGTCGCCGTGGAGCGCCACGGCGGCCGGATCTGGGTGCGCAGCAGCGAAGGGCAGGGCAGCACGTTCTCCATCTGGCTGCCCGTGGGTTCGGCGGCCTGA
- a CDS encoding queuine tRNA-ribosyltransferase — protein MNAFAFRTADEAGAARRGWFDTPHGVVETPAFMPVGTNATVKGLSVHELEETGAQMVLSNAYHLYLRPGDKAVRALGGLHAFARWKGPMLTDSGGFQVFSLAQMRKVREQGIEFQSHLDGSKHDYTPEAVMRIERNIGADVIMQLDELIEGKSEFGPSKDAMERSLRWLERCRVEFERLGREGREPLTPIDLPPGAPALHGGDLDAERAAPPQALFPIVQGGIHPELRRASVRGILQTGDWHGIAIGGLSVGEAKPDMYATIAVCDPELPRDKPRYLMGVGFPDDLVESVRRGVDLFDCVVPTRMGRHGTAFTPDGTVQIRRAEHRFDKRPLVEGCDCHSCTHYDRAYLRHLFAAEEMLGLRLLSLHNVHHLVGLMRQARVELAAGRYESWATAYLERYRARGGRS, from the coding sequence GTGAACGCGTTTGCATTCCGCACCGCCGACGAAGCCGGTGCCGCCCGACGCGGCTGGTTCGACACGCCCCACGGCGTAGTCGAGACGCCCGCGTTTATGCCGGTGGGCACGAACGCCACCGTGAAGGGCCTCAGCGTGCACGAGTTGGAAGAAACCGGCGCGCAGATGGTGCTCTCCAACGCGTACCATCTGTATCTCCGCCCCGGCGACAAAGCGGTGCGCGCGCTCGGCGGCCTGCACGCCTTCGCGCGCTGGAAGGGCCCGATGCTCACCGACTCCGGCGGCTTCCAGGTGTTTTCGCTGGCGCAGATGCGCAAGGTGCGGGAACAAGGCATCGAGTTCCAATCGCACCTCGACGGCAGCAAGCACGACTACACGCCCGAGGCCGTGATGCGCATCGAGCGCAACATCGGCGCGGACGTGATTATGCAGCTCGACGAGCTGATCGAAGGCAAGTCGGAGTTCGGGCCGAGCAAGGACGCGATGGAACGCTCGCTGCGTTGGCTGGAACGCTGTCGCGTGGAGTTCGAGCGGCTCGGGCGCGAGGGCCGCGAGCCGCTGACGCCGATCGACCTGCCGCCGGGCGCGCCCGCGCTGCACGGCGGCGACCTCGATGCCGAGCGCGCGGCACCGCCGCAGGCGCTGTTCCCCATCGTACAGGGCGGCATCCATCCGGAGCTGCGCCGTGCCAGCGTGCGCGGCATCCTGCAGACGGGCGATTGGCACGGCATCGCGATCGGTGGCCTCAGCGTGGGCGAGGCCAAGCCGGATATGTACGCGACGATTGCCGTCTGCGATCCCGAGCTGCCGCGCGACAAGCCGCGCTACCTGATGGGCGTGGGCTTCCCCGACGACCTCGTGGAAAGCGTGCGCCGTGGCGTGGACCTCTTCGACTGCGTGGTGCCCACGCGGATGGGCCGCCACGGCACGGCCTTCACGCCCGACGGCACGGTGCAGATCCGCCGGGCCGAGCATCGGTTCGACAAGCGGCCGCTGGTGGAGGGCTGCGACTGCCACAGCTGCACGCATTACGACCGGGCCTACCTGCGGCACCTCTTTGCCGCTGAGGAGATGCTTGGGCTGCGGCTGCTCTCGCTGCACAACGTGCACCATCTCGTCGGCCTGATGCGGCAGGCGCGCGTGGAATTGGCGGCGGGACGCTATGAGAGCTGGGCGACGGCGTATCTCGAGCGGTATCGGGCGCGGGGCGGGCGCAGCTGA
- a CDS encoding aldehyde dehydrogenase family protein produces the protein MPTVAEIFKTMDYGPAPESDAEARAWLAEHGSKFGHFVNGAWTKPGSTFEVIDPSTTDVLAKVTQGTAKDVDAAVAAARKAHRSWSKLSGHQRAKHLYALARMVQKHSRLLAVVESMDNGKSIRETRDLDIPLVARHFYHHAGWAQLMEQEFAGYGSVGVVGQIIPWNFPLLMLAWKVAPALAAGNTVVMKPAEFTPLSALLFAELAHEAGLPPGVLNIVTGDGKTGAAIVEHKGVDKIAFTGSTDVGKIIRRATAGSGKKLSLELGGKSPFIVYEDADLDAVVEGVVDAIWFNQGQVCCAGSRLLVQEGIHDRLIEKIRARMEKLRVGKPLDKAVDMGAIVAPEQLERITALVKQGRDEGATMWQPSWSVPKNGCFYPPTLFTNVEPASTIAQVEIFGPVLVAMSFRTPEESVALANNTPYGLAASVWSENINLALDIAPKLKAGVVWINATNLFDAAAGFGGYRESGFGREGGREGMYEYVKRDVRRGTGDVSVRRAVEKRSAPTSHVSSLTSSDGVDRTPKLFIAGKQARPDSGYSRQVTGPKGQKLGEVGEGNRKDLRNAVEAAHAAAKGWSKSTGHLRAQILYYIGENLAARGDEFAARLRAQTGATAAQAKREVEAAVARLFSYAAWADKWDGAVHNVPIRGVALQMNEPIGVVAVAAPNEAPLLGFISAVAPLVATGNAVVALPSEPHPLSATDLYTVLESSDLPGGVINIVTGGKDALAKTLAEHDDVEGIWYWGTREGVKAVELASAHNMKRTWCHAGLTDWYAVAEGEGREFLREATQVKNIWIPYGE, from the coding sequence ATGCCTACAGTCGCCGAGATCTTCAAGACGATGGACTACGGCCCGGCGCCGGAGAGCGACGCCGAGGCGCGCGCCTGGCTCGCCGAGCACGGCAGCAAGTTCGGGCACTTCGTGAACGGGGCCTGGACCAAGCCCGGCAGCACCTTCGAGGTCATCGATCCGAGCACGACGGACGTGCTCGCCAAGGTCACGCAGGGCACGGCCAAGGACGTGGACGCCGCCGTCGCCGCGGCGCGCAAGGCGCATCGCAGCTGGAGCAAGCTCAGCGGGCATCAGCGCGCCAAGCACCTGTACGCGCTGGCGCGGATGGTGCAGAAGCATTCGCGCCTGCTCGCGGTGGTGGAGTCGATGGACAACGGCAAGTCCATCCGCGAGACGCGCGACCTGGACATCCCGCTCGTGGCGCGGCACTTCTACCATCACGCCGGCTGGGCGCAGTTGATGGAGCAGGAGTTCGCCGGCTACGGCTCGGTGGGCGTGGTGGGGCAGATCATCCCCTGGAACTTCCCGCTGCTGATGCTGGCGTGGAAGGTCGCGCCCGCGCTCGCCGCCGGGAACACAGTCGTGATGAAGCCCGCCGAGTTCACGCCGCTCTCCGCGCTGCTCTTCGCGGAGCTGGCGCACGAGGCCGGGCTGCCGCCGGGCGTGCTCAACATCGTCACCGGCGACGGCAAGACGGGCGCAGCGATCGTCGAGCACAAGGGCGTGGACAAGATTGCGTTTACCGGCTCGACGGACGTCGGCAAGATCATCCGCCGCGCCACGGCCGGCAGCGGCAAGAAGCTCTCGCTCGAGCTCGGCGGCAAGTCGCCGTTCATCGTGTACGAGGACGCCGACCTCGACGCCGTCGTCGAGGGCGTGGTGGACGCCATCTGGTTCAACCAAGGGCAGGTCTGCTGCGCCGGCTCGCGCCTGCTGGTGCAGGAGGGCATCCACGACCGCCTCATCGAGAAGATCCGCGCGCGGATGGAGAAGCTCCGAGTTGGCAAGCCGCTCGATAAAGCCGTGGATATGGGGGCCATCGTCGCGCCCGAGCAGTTGGAGCGCATCACCGCGCTGGTGAAGCAGGGCCGCGACGAAGGCGCCACGATGTGGCAGCCCAGCTGGAGCGTGCCGAAGAACGGTTGCTTCTATCCGCCGACGCTGTTCACCAACGTGGAACCCGCGAGCACCATCGCGCAGGTGGAGATCTTCGGCCCCGTGCTCGTCGCGATGAGTTTCCGCACGCCGGAAGAATCGGTCGCGCTGGCGAACAACACGCCGTATGGGCTCGCGGCCAGCGTGTGGAGCGAAAACATCAATCTCGCGCTGGATATCGCGCCCAAGCTCAAGGCGGGCGTGGTGTGGATCAACGCCACGAATCTGTTTGATGCGGCGGCGGGGTTTGGGGGGTACCGGGAGTCTGGGTTTGGACGCGAGGGTGGGCGGGAAGGGATGTATGAGTATGTGAAGCGAGACGTGAGACGGGGGACGGGGGACGTGAGTGTTCGTCGAGCGGTGGAGAAGCGCAGCGCTCCCACGTCTCACGTCTCAAGTCTCACGTCCAGTGACGGAGTCGACCGCACCCCCAAGCTCTTCATCGCTGGCAAGCAAGCGCGACCCGACAGCGGCTACTCACGCCAAGTCACTGGCCCGAAGGGCCAGAAGCTCGGAGAAGTCGGTGAAGGCAACAGGAAGGATCTTCGCAACGCCGTCGAAGCCGCCCACGCGGCTGCGAAGGGCTGGAGCAAGTCCACCGGCCATCTGCGCGCACAGATCCTCTACTACATCGGCGAGAACCTCGCTGCGCGCGGCGACGAGTTTGCGGCGCGGTTGCGGGCGCAGACCGGCGCGACGGCGGCGCAGGCCAAGCGTGAAGTCGAGGCCGCCGTGGCGCGGCTGTTTAGCTACGCGGCCTGGGCAGACAAGTGGGACGGGGCGGTGCACAATGTGCCGATCCGCGGCGTGGCGCTGCAGATGAACGAGCCGATCGGCGTCGTCGCGGTCGCAGCGCCGAACGAAGCGCCGTTGCTCGGGTTCATCTCAGCGGTCGCGCCGTTGGTGGCCACGGGCAATGCCGTGGTCGCCCTGCCCAGCGAGCCGCATCCGCTCTCGGCCACCGACCTCTACACGGTGCTCGAGAGCTCCGACCTGCCCGGCGGCGTGATCAACATCGTCACCGGCGGCAAGGACGCGCTGGCCAAGACGCTGGCCGAGCACGACGACGTGGAGGGCATCTGGTACTGGGGCACGCGCGAGGGCGTGAAGGCCGTGGAGCTGGCCAGCGCCCACAATATGAAGCGCACCTGGTGCCACGCTGGTCTCACCGACTGGTATGCCGTGGCCGAGGGCGAAGGACGTGAGTTCCTGCGCGAGGCCACGCAGGTGAAGAACATCTGGATCCCCTACGGGGAGTAG
- the mazG gene encoding nucleoside triphosphate pyrophosphohydrolase gives MQDKATLEDALAIMRDLRARDAWDRAQTHDSLRPYLNEEMHELDDALREGDDPAICSELGDVLLQVLFHAVIAEERGAFSPEHVAGSLVRKMTVRHPWLYGTDAERTPWEQMKAKTRRSLADGLPSGLPALHRAHRLQERAAGVGFDWPDVAGPLEKVAEELEEVKAQIAKDGAQFDTHGVPSADAAHARLEEELGDLLFAVVNLCRKAGTHPALALDRANAKFQRRFEAIEQLAAVRNIDVRTAGLEALDKLWDEVKAGEAKA, from the coding sequence ATGCAAGACAAAGCCACGCTTGAAGATGCGCTCGCGATTATGCGCGACCTCCGCGCCCGCGACGCCTGGGATCGGGCCCAGACCCACGACTCCCTGCGGCCGTATCTGAACGAGGAGATGCACGAGCTGGACGACGCCCTCCGCGAGGGCGACGACCCAGCCATCTGCAGCGAGCTGGGCGACGTGCTGCTCCAGGTACTGTTCCACGCGGTGATCGCCGAGGAGCGCGGCGCGTTCTCGCCGGAGCACGTGGCTGGGTCGCTGGTGCGCAAGATGACCGTTCGCCACCCCTGGCTGTATGGCACAGACGCCGAGCGCACGCCTTGGGAGCAGATGAAGGCCAAGACGCGCCGCTCGCTGGCCGACGGCCTGCCGAGCGGCCTGCCGGCGCTGCACCGGGCACACCGCCTGCAGGAGCGCGCCGCCGGGGTGGGCTTCGATTGGCCGGACGTCGCCGGCCCGTTGGAGAAGGTGGCCGAGGAGCTGGAGGAGGTGAAGGCGCAGATCGCCAAGGACGGCGCGCAGTTCGACACGCACGGCGTCCCCAGCGCCGACGCCGCGCACGCGCGGCTTGAGGAGGAACTTGGCGACCTGCTCTTTGCGGTCGTGAACCTCTGCCGCAAGGCCGGCACGCATCCCGCGCTGGCCCTCGACCGCGCCAACGCCAAGTTCCAGCGCCGCTTCGAGGCGATCGAGCAGTTGGCGGCGGTGCGCAACATCGACGTGCGCACTGCTGGGCTCGAGGCGCTCGACAAGCTCTGGGACGAAGTGAAGGCCGGCGAGGCCAAGGCGTGA
- a CDS encoding DUF922 domain-containing protein — MAVTLGAVPAAEAVRLLERRLDESLRPIPAGVRVETRVTTYQLDARSIRDAQAVIGQQGRADADGRRWAGYTRWRLRWNYEYERATSCQFKTLTVAVSLEVDLPVLSDSARADAATRLWYESWFDRLFHHEVGHAKLARDGAREIYQRLRFLQGSACDELGNRANQVGRQLLDDLNERQRRYDAETAHGARPAPPAPPTS, encoded by the coding sequence GTGGCCGTCACGCTGGGCGCGGTTCCAGCCGCCGAGGCGGTGAGACTGCTCGAGCGCCGCTTGGACGAGTCCCTGCGCCCGATTCCTGCCGGGGTGCGCGTGGAGACGCGCGTGACGACGTATCAGCTCGATGCGCGATCGATCCGTGACGCGCAGGCCGTCATCGGCCAGCAGGGGCGCGCCGATGCGGATGGCCGTCGCTGGGCAGGATACACGCGCTGGCGCCTGCGCTGGAACTACGAGTACGAGCGCGCGACCTCCTGCCAGTTCAAGACGCTGACCGTCGCCGTGTCGCTCGAGGTGGACCTGCCGGTGCTGTCGGACTCAGCCCGTGCCGATGCGGCGACGCGACTCTGGTACGAGTCGTGGTTCGACCGGCTCTTCCACCACGAAGTCGGACACGCCAAGCTCGCCCGCGACGGCGCGCGGGAGATCTACCAGCGCCTGCGGTTCCTCCAGGGCTCGGCCTGCGACGAGCTGGGCAACCGCGCCAACCAGGTCGGGCGGCAACTCCTCGACGATCTCAACGAGCGGCAGCGCCGGTACGACGCCGAGACCGCGCACGGTGCGCGCCCGGCGCCGCCGGCGCCACCGACGAGCTAG
- a CDS encoding phosphopentomutase produces the protein MAHRAVILVLDGVGIGAAHDVAAYGDEGSDTLGNLARAVGGLQVPNLAAAGLGNIKPLQGVTPAVAPRGAWGLMEPRSAGKDSTTGHWEIAGVHLARPFPTYPNGFPPELLEEFAQRTGRGVIGNVVGSGTKVLEDFGAEHQASGKWIVYTSADSVFQVAAHEETIPLEELYAACETARAMLVAPHNPSRVIARPFVGTPGRWVRTGNRRDYSIAPPEDTLLDALMAAGIPRTGVGKVDDLFARRGLEGGHTSGNPEGIARILDWLRTGPDGLLFANLVDFDQAFGHRNDVPGFHQALRDFDAALPDLIAALREDDLLFITADHGNDPTTPSTDHARENVPLLALGARVRPQALGARRTFSDLGASVGEWLGVAYRGRGTSFCPQLVG, from the coding sequence ATGGCACATCGGGCGGTCATCTTGGTCTTGGATGGCGTCGGCATCGGGGCGGCGCACGACGTGGCGGCCTATGGTGACGAAGGCTCCGACACGCTGGGCAACCTCGCTCGGGCAGTGGGCGGGCTGCAGGTCCCGAACTTGGCGGCGGCGGGCCTCGGCAACATCAAGCCGCTGCAGGGTGTGACGCCTGCGGTGGCGCCGCGCGGGGCCTGGGGCCTGATGGAGCCGCGCTCGGCCGGCAAGGACAGCACCACCGGCCACTGGGAGATTGCCGGCGTGCATCTGGCGCGGCCGTTCCCCACGTACCCGAACGGCTTCCCGCCGGAACTGCTGGAGGAATTCGCGCAGCGCACCGGGCGTGGCGTCATCGGCAACGTCGTCGGCAGCGGCACCAAGGTGCTGGAGGACTTCGGCGCCGAGCATCAGGCCAGCGGCAAGTGGATCGTCTATACCAGCGCCGATTCCGTCTTCCAGGTGGCGGCGCACGAGGAGACGATCCCGCTCGAGGAACTCTACGCCGCCTGCGAGACCGCGCGGGCGATGCTCGTCGCGCCGCACAACCCGAGCCGAGTGATCGCGCGGCCCTTCGTGGGCACGCCGGGGCGCTGGGTGCGCACGGGCAACCGCCGCGATTACTCGATCGCACCTCCCGAGGACACCCTGCTCGACGCGCTGATGGCTGCCGGCATCCCGCGCACGGGGGTGGGGAAGGTGGACGATCTCTTCGCGCGGCGTGGCCTTGAGGGCGGGCATACCAGCGGCAACCCCGAGGGCATCGCCCGGATTCTCGACTGGCTCAGGACCGGCCCGGATGGGTTGTTGTTCGCCAACCTTGTAGATTTCGATCAAGCCTTCGGGCACCGGAACGATGTTCCGGGGTTCCATCAAGCACTGCGCGACTTCGATGCCGCGCTGCCAGACCTCATCGCCGCCCTCCGCGAGGACGACCTGCTGTTCATCACCGCCGACCACGGTAACGACCCGACCACGCCGTCCACCGACCACGCCCGGGAGAACGTCCCGCTGCTGGCGTTGGGCGCGCGCGTGCGTCCGCAGGCGCTGGGCGCCCGGCGGACCTTCTCGGATCTCGGGGCCAGCGTCGGCGAGTGGCTGGGCGTCGCCTACCGCGGCCGCGGTACCTCGTTCTGCCCGCAGCTCGTCGGATGA
- the cdd gene encoding cytidine deaminase, with protein MSLPAAQEHLLTERARAAKARAYAPYSSFHVGAALLCADGTIVDGCNVENASYPAGTCAERVALGAAVVAGHREFTAVAIATDAPAATPPCGICRQALAEFNPGLPVLAIDAKGQVTRWSLADLLPIPFTPASLHR; from the coding sequence ATGAGCCTGCCGGCGGCGCAGGAGCATCTCCTCACGGAGCGCGCGCGTGCCGCCAAGGCCCGCGCCTACGCGCCGTATTCGTCCTTCCACGTCGGCGCCGCGCTGCTCTGCGCCGACGGGACCATCGTGGACGGCTGTAACGTCGAGAATGCGTCGTATCCCGCCGGCACCTGCGCGGAACGCGTCGCGCTCGGTGCCGCCGTCGTCGCCGGACACCGGGAGTTCACGGCGGTCGCCATCGCGACCGACGCTCCCGCGGCGACTCCTCCCTGTGGAATCTGCCGACAGGCCCTCGCTGAGTTCAACCCCGGCTTGCCCGTCCTCGCGATCGACGCGAAGGGCCAGGTGACCCGGTGGTCGCTCGCCGACCTGTTGCCGATCCCGTTCACGCCCGCCTCGCTCCATCGCTGA
- a CDS encoding DUF305 domain-containing protein, whose product MMHFSQDDADRRPRRARTALLAVTALLLLLGACAGRGSAIATPAASTTAAGAPPSQGEDAHAGHDADAHAGHVMHDLPPVTLPAGSLVTEADVRFMQMMIGHHAQAVYMTRLAEHAGASDRVLKLAQKIDLSQAGEIALMQGWLVDYGQHAPDTDSWRRMSMPGMLTAAQLEQLSAARGRDFDRLFLRLMIAHHEGAIQMVADLLKSPRAGQEVDINVLANEIEAAQLAEIELMWQMLAELR is encoded by the coding sequence ATGATGCACTTCTCCCAAGACGACGCCGACCGGCGACCCCGCCGCGCCCGGACAGCGCTGCTCGCAGTCACGGCGCTGCTGCTGCTGCTCGGCGCCTGTGCCGGACGCGGGTCGGCCATCGCGACCCCGGCGGCCTCGACGACCGCCGCTGGAGCGCCGCCGAGCCAGGGCGAAGATGCGCACGCCGGCCACGACGCCGACGCGCACGCCGGCCACGTGATGCACGATCTCCCGCCAGTCACGCTGCCCGCGGGTTCGCTGGTCACGGAAGCGGATGTGCGCTTTATGCAGATGATGATTGGCCATCACGCGCAGGCCGTCTATATGACGCGCCTCGCCGAGCACGCGGGCGCCAGCGACCGTGTGCTGAAGCTCGCGCAGAAGATCGACCTCTCGCAGGCCGGCGAGATCGCGCTGATGCAGGGCTGGCTGGTGGACTACGGCCAGCACGCGCCGGACACGGACTCGTGGCGACGGATGTCGATGCCCGGGATGCTCACCGCCGCACAGCTGGAGCAGCTCAGCGCCGCGCGCGGGCGTGACTTCGACCGATTGTTCCTGCGCCTGATGATCGCGCACCACGAAGGTGCGATCCAGATGGTCGCCGACCTGCTCAAGAGCCCGCGCGCCGGGCAGGAAGTAGACATCAACGTGCTCGCGAACGAAATCGAGGCCGCGCAACTGGCCGAGATCGAACTGATGTGGCAGATGCTGGCCGAGTTGCGATGA
- a CDS encoding DUF4256 domain-containing protein → MPKASPNDKLLATLEQRFTKHAARHPGLAWDAVRKRLDANAAALTALRAMEDTGGEPDVTGVDKKSGRITFTDCSPESPAGRRSLCYDRAALDARKEAKPKSSALDVAAKIGIRILSEAEYRALQTLGAFDLKTSSWILTPAPIRKLGGALFCDRRYDQVFTYHNGAQSYYAARGFRGALEV, encoded by the coding sequence ATGCCGAAAGCCAGTCCCAACGACAAGCTGCTCGCCACGCTCGAGCAACGCTTCACCAAGCACGCCGCGCGTCACCCGGGCCTCGCGTGGGACGCGGTGCGCAAGCGCCTCGATGCCAACGCCGCCGCGCTCACCGCGCTCCGCGCGATGGAAGACACGGGCGGCGAGCCCGACGTGACCGGCGTCGACAAGAAGAGCGGCCGCATCACCTTCACCGATTGCTCACCCGAGAGCCCCGCCGGCCGCCGCAGCCTCTGCTACGACCGCGCCGCGCTCGACGCGCGCAAGGAAGCCAAGCCCAAGAGCTCGGCGCTCGACGTCGCTGCGAAGATCGGCATCCGCATCCTGTCCGAAGCCGAGTACCGCGCGCTGCAGACGCTCGGCGCCTTCGACCTCAAGACCTCGAGCTGGATCCTGACGCCGGCGCCCATTCGCAAGCTGGGCGGCGCGCTGTTCTGCGATCGCCGCTATGACCAGGTGTTCACGTATCACAACGGGGCGCAGTCGTACTATGCGGCGCGTGGGTTCCGGGGCGCGCTTGAGGTCTGA